The Vibrio cyclitrophicus sequence AATAGCGAGTTCGTTGTACCAGGTGTTCGTTTAAAGCTGCTTCGTTGGGAAGAAGATTTCATCAACCAAAAAGTTGTTTCTATTGCTGATTCGGGTGCGATTAAGCTCGATGACCTGCAAGCGATTGATGAGGCTATTCACTCTTCTTACGTTGAGCTTTTTGATTACCTAGAACAACGCCGCAGTACTCCTTCATTAGCATCTTGGGGAGATGAGTTTACAACACTTGTCCAAAATACAGTTGATGCTTGCTTAGCGTATTTTGAAGCGATCCCAACGGGTAGCATGCTGACTAAAGAGCAGAAATCAGCGTTGAAAATTGGTTTAGTGCAATCTGAAGATGAAGAATACTACTCGCCTTTCCATCCGCTGATTTTGGCGTATTACCTCAACCTAAGAAATGCGATTCGTAATGACAAGAGCTTTGCTCAGCTTCCTGATGTTACCTTTGAACGCTTGTCGCCAAAAGGTTTGCTGCCATATGTTTACCATCCTAAACATGAGTTTTCCTACAACCAGCAGGTGAAAGAGAACGCGTTTTGGATCAAGAGCGTCCCTCAAGAGAAAAGCTCTCTTACGTTCGTTCGTAAGCTGGTAAAAGAGAAAATCGATGAGTTCCAAACTGCATTCAGCCAACTATTCACTGGTTCTGAGAAGAGCATTATCGTTAATGCGGTGAATCAAGACAGTGCTGAAGAGCTGTTTATGGGGCTGGTGGATTACATCCGTAGCAATCAAGAGCAGTCAGCATCTATTCACATTAACCTGTATGACGATAAGCTAGCGTTCAATGCGTTTGACCGATTCGCAGAAACAGCCAATTACGATGAACTAAAAGAGTGGTTAGAGCTTAACAAGGGTAAAGTGCGTGAGGTTGCCGATACTATTATCGATATTCTTCGCACGCGCCTAACTTACAGCAAGTTCACTAATGCCCAAGCTGAAAAAGATGGTCAGTCTTATGCTCATCTTTCCTTTTTCCGTAATAACGACAAGGTCGATTGCTCAGACATTGCGATTGAAGATATGGCATCAGGCATAGCTTGTGACGGCCTACTAACGGGTGATGCTTCTGAAAGTAAATCTGGCTCGTACTTTACGGGCTTTGGATTGAAAGGTACGGATTACCAAGACTACCCACATTTGATGATGGCTAAATACGTCGGTGCTCTGTTAAAACCTGCGCTCAAGCCGAATACTCAATATCACGGTGCAAACGCGGTTGCCCTTGCCGTAAGTGAAGACTTTAAAGGTTTACTTGAACGTTCGTACGACAGCTCTATCTGGACGACCATTATTGATCCTAAAGTGACGTTGGACTTCTTCCATAGTAATGAAGACGTGGTATTGATTCACTATTCAGATCAGTACACTAGCTCATCTAGTTACGATGCAATCACCGTTACTGCGCAACGCGATTTGTTTGAGAAAGTCATCAAGCAAGGTGATGGTGGCCAAATCAATGAGTTCAACGCGTTCAACGGTGATTGGCTGTTGAAAATGATGACCTGTGCGCCAACCATCAATAAAGAGCGCAAAGGCGTGATTGGTGCCTACAAGTTTGTGACTAGCCTAGTGCATGATTCAGACATTACATGGGTGCCGCTGTCTGTCGCCGAGATGATTCGTGTATCGGGTAATATTGGCCTGAAGATGTCTGACAGTGAATTTTCTCGTAATGTTCAAGGTTACAAGAAAGGCGAAATTTCTGACGATGTGTTGCTGGTTGGCTTCAAAGACCAAGACATGTATTTGTTACCTGTTGAAGTGAAAACGGGCTCGGTGCCGAATTACAACAAAGCCGTTAAACAGTCGAAAGAGCTACTACGTTACTTAAGCCAAGACTTACTAGGAAATGATGACCTAGCGAGCAAGCTTTACCGTGGCCTATTTATGCGCCAAGTATTGATGCAAGTCGACAAGTATCGCCTATACAAGGTGTTTGCAGATGATTACTTCGATAGTTTACTTGCTAACAAAGAAGAGTGGCTAAGAGGTGACTATTCACTTGGTCAAATCGCAGACTACCCAGAGGGCTTTGTGGTTAGTCACCTTGAAGGGGCTGGCTGTTTACAACCCGACTACCAAATGATGGAAGGAGTGTTAAAAGTCGACCTACCGATGGGGCTACTTCCTGGCTTGGTGGAAACTCCGCTGCAAGAAGTGTTGAACGAATTAGATGTAGTGAAACTTTGCCATGTACCAAGTGAGTATGTGCTAAATGGTGAAACTCGATTAGAAAAACTCCCTGAAGCCGAATCACAGCCAACAGTTGTGGTATCTGATGAGGTCGAAACTACAGAATTAGTGCTGCCTGAACAGCCTGTTATTGAAGAGCAAGTATCGCCAGTCGTTGAGCCTATGAAGGTTGAGTCTAACAGCAACTTAAACGTATTGTTTGGCCATAATGCTTTAACACAAGCACCACTGAACTGGGAGCCAACAAATACTGCCAAATTCATGAATACCAATACTGGTATTATTGGCACTATGGGTACGGGTAAAACGCAGTTTACCAAGTCGGTGATCACTCAGCTTTACCGCAATCAAGTAGACAACGTAAACGGCGCACCTATTGGCATGCTTATTTTTGACTACAAATCCGATTATGTAGACGATAAGTTCCAACAAGCGACTGCGGGTAAGAAGTTTAACCTTCATAAACTGCCGTACAACCCACTGAGCTTGTTTGGTGATACGCCAATGTTGCCAGTGCATACCGCACGTGGTTTCTCTGAAACCATGGGTAAAGCGTTTGGCCTAGGGCAAAAACAACAACTGCGTTTGCGTAAGCTTGTGGGTGAAGCGTATGAGTTAGCAGGTATCCGCAAAGCGGACCCAAGTACTTGGTCAAAAGCAGCGCCGACAATCTCACAGGTGTGGGACTTGTTCATTGAAACAGAGCCAGATGAAGATTCACTATATGCGGCACTTGAAAGCTTATATGAACTAGAGATCTTTGAAGACGACAACACTAAGTGCATGAGCCTTTATGACTTGGTTGATGGCATCACGGTGGTTGAACTGGCGGGTTACCCATCAGAGATTCAAAACCTTGTAGTCGCACTTACGTTAGACCTTTTCTACTCGCAGATGCAGAAGAAAGGTAAACCTGAAGTTCAAGGCGATTTCCGCCAAATTACTAAGATGATCTTGGTGGATGAAGCAGATAACTTCATGTCCCAGAACTTCCCAAGTTTACGTAAGATCTTAAAGGAAGGCCGCGAATACGGCGTGGGTGTGATTCTTTCTACACAAGACATCACCCACTTCCAAACTGGTGAGAATGATTACTCAAGCTATGTACTTACTTGGGTAATTCATCGCGTAGCGAAGATTCGCCCGCAAGAGCTAAAAGCCATGTTTGGTGTCAACGAGAAAGCCGAGCAAGAGAAGCTGATGGAAACCATCAATAAGTTAGAGAAGCACTATAGCTTATACATTGATGGAGCGAAGAAGATACTCCCAATGAGAGACCGGGCATTCTGGGAGCTTTTGCAATAACTTTATGATTTAAAAGCCCTTTTAGGGCGTTTTTTTTGATTCTCTAATGTCAAAATATGATCCAAGATGTATAACTACTTTGGAGGGATATTGCTATAATCTGTGCCTAACTTGACGTTTTTCTTGGTTTATTTTTGCCGTACTAGTAACATCCATAGCGTTATTCCAATTACACCCATGCTCGTTTATGAGTACAAATTAGGTTTTTCTTATGCATTATGAAACAGTTGATCTAGATAGGTTAAAACTAGACTCTAAAAACCCACGATTACCACTGAAGTTACGTGATGCGACTAATCGACAAGTCGTTGATTGGATGCTCTCAGATGCTTCGTTGATTGAGCTAATGATGGCTATTGGTACAAACGGCTTTTTCCCAGGAGAACCTTTGTTAGTTGCGGAAGAAGGAGGAAAGTTAGTTGTTATTGAAGGGAATCGACGTCTTGCATCTTTAATGATTCTTAATGAAAAGGTCATACCAACAGTCCAACTTGGCTCTGTTAACCAAGTAAAAGAGAAAACGTCAGAGCGTCCGACAGCTATCCCTGTGATTAGGTTTGAAAGGCGAGAACAGATTGAAAAGTACCTAGGTTTTAGACATGTAACAGGTGTTAAAGAGTGGTCTCCTTTGGCAAAAGCTCGCTACCTAAAGTCTCTTATGGATACTGTTGCTGATGGCTTTATAACGAATGAGCAATATCGAGAGCTAGCGAAGCAAATTGGTAGTAAACGTCCATATGTTCAAAGGCTTATCGTCTCGTACGATCTTTACGAGTTGATAGAAAGAGAACAGTTTTATGGTATAGCAGATTTGGATGAAGACCGCTTCCACTTTACTTATTTAATGGATTCACTAAATCGCCCAGAAATCAGAAAATTTATCGGTGTTGATTTTGATAACTTGAATGTACTTGAGCACTTTGAACAAGATAATTTCAAGCAGCTCATCGAGTGGTTTTTCTTACGTTTAGCTAAGAATGGTCGACCGGCTATGAATGCAAGCAGTGGTCAGTTAGCAATGTTTTGTGCAGTATTGGGAAATCAATCTAGTCTAGATAATTTTAAAGCAGAAAGTAATTTGCGTGCTGCGTATGAGCTAACTTTGGATAAAGAGTCCGACTATCGAGATTTAATCTCAAACGCAGAAGATAGTTTAAGAGAAGCGCTAGTCAGTGTAACTAATGTAACTACCTTTGTACCATCAGACTCGGAGAGCTTGGAGAATATTGAAAAATATACAGCGGCTTTGCGTAAACTGATACAAAAATCTTGATTGAGGACAATGTCAGTGGTTTTCCAAAATATTACCGCAAAAATAGCGCCGGCATTCTCTGAGCTAAATTATCACTGCGATTTTGTAGAAATAAATGCTCTTGCTCGAGGGCAGCAAGGTATAGATGAGGACTATACAGAAACGCTTTATCCAACAAAGACTACAGATGAACTCTCTAATTTATTTTCATTACTAGAGTCTCGGGCTGATTGGTACGGGAATAGTTATCCTTTTGATGTTAACGCCAGTGAAATGAAGATCAGCTTAAAGGACCATATTGAAGATATCCATAAGCTCTACATTTTCTTTTTGATGTGCTCTTGTAATACGAAAATTGTACGAGAGGGTAATATTCTTGAGTCTGACTTTGAGCATATATCCACTTTAGTTTTAAAAGCATATTTACCGACTCACGCTCAAGTTCATCATTTCGGAAAATCTTCATACACCGATGATCGTTATACGGGACTCTTAACCAATAAGCTTGATACACTAGCTCAAGATTTGAAGTGCCAGACAGCATATGTCGCGGAGGATTTTGCAGATAGTGATACAGGAGATGGAGGCTTAGATGTTCTAGCTTGGGTACCTTTTCCTGAAGATGATTTTAACTTTATGAATATACAAGTATATTTAGGTCAGTGTGCAATTGGCAAGGATTGGGTAGGCAAGCAGACAGACGTGGAAAAGATGAAAAATAATATTCACTTTCCACTCGGTACTGTAAGCGTGATGTTTGTCCCACATGATCTACGTAAGGAAGATGGATTCTTTAAGCGTAATCGAATTCGTACTCACCTGATGTTTGATCGTTTTCGTTTGATGAATTTAGTTGATGCTGAAACACTTACACAAATGAGAGATTTTAGTACTTTTAATCAGGTGATTTCTAGGCTGAATTTTGACGATGTGGATATTACAGAGGTTTAGTGAACTCTGATTTTAATCGTAATTAACGTTCACTGCTCAATGAGGTCGACATTGAAAAATAAAGAAACTCTATGTTTGAGGTTTCTTCATCAAGATTATTTGGATTGTTTGGTAGCCCAGCTTATCCTTTAAGAAGGCTACCAATTTTTGGGGTAAAGAATACTCAAATAGCCATTGACAATCCGCTAAGTGACTTGAAGTTTCGAATACTAGCAATGCCATCTTCAACATGTGCTGCCCAAACTTGTTGATACTCTTTAGTATCAAGTTCTGGGTAGTACACCTTCAACATTAGCTCAGTTACCTCACCTGTTTCACCAAGCCACGTATACTTATCTAGCATCAGTGAACCATCTAACTTGGCTTCTTGACCTTGGTATCGAAAATCACTTTCAATAGAACGGAAGAAAGCAATACGTGCCGAAACGTTTGGAGTGATTCCAGTATAGCCCTTCAACTTTTTAAGCTGCTCTTCAGTTGAGCGAGTTAAGTTCATACGGTTCGGTAGCATTACACAACCTCCTTAATCGATTCTTTCCAGAAGTAACCTTCTTTCAACGTTGAAGATTTGGTTGTACCGTCGAAACAGATCTCGTAAGTACGAGCTAGGTCGTCTTGGATGAGGCTTGTGTAGTTTCTATCGATTTCTGTATCTGTCGATAAAATTACCACTTGGTGGCTTGCTGTAGGGAAGTAGTTCTCTACCAGTTTGTCACGGTGATGTGAATCCAATCGACCTAGTGGTGTGTCAATGATGATTGGAAGTTTACGACCAGATGTACGACCAAGAGCCTCTAGAATCGAGATTGCGTAGATCTGCTTTTCACCAGCAGACATCGCCTTACGGTTGATCTTAATACCGTGTTCATCAACTAACTCAACATCGAATGTTGCTGGGTTGATTGCAGCTGTGAGTTGTAAATCTTCCTTACGAGCAAGCTTCTTGTATGACTGAACGAACTCATTTTCTAACTGGTTCACACGCGCTTTAGTTAGCTGTTCACCAAACTTATCTAGCAATAAGATTGAGTTTTGCGCATTACTAACGCTTTGATCTTTGCTGGACTGATCTTTGTGCTTATCGTGTAACTTTTGAATTTGGCGAGCTGTATCCAGAGCTAGTCGAAGCTCTAGTTTGGCTTTTTCTAGCAAGTCATGGTATTCAATAATAAGTTGTTCTTTCTTCTTATCTAGAGCACGGACATCTGCAAACAATTCTTGCACTTGTTCCTGTTCAGGAGCTCGCGCGATATTGCTGGAAGCGTTGTCGAGCTCTTCTTCAACTTTTTTAAGACGTACTCGTGCCTTATCAAAGCGAGCAAAAGAATCTTGCGAAAGTTTAGATAACTGGTAATCGATTGTGTTCGACTGACGGTCAGAAATATCTAGAAGTAGGTCTGTAGAATCAAATTCACCTACATGGGCTTTAAAGCTGTCTGCGATTGCATTTTGGGCCATCTCAGTATCAAAGCTTGGGTATTTTGAGCATAGTGTTTCTAAGAATGAATCTAGCTCATTACCAAAGTTTTGTTTCTTCTTAACTTGTTGCTCTTGCTTGATTTGAGATTGCAGTCTTTGCATTGCCTTTGGAGCAAGTGAAAATGGAAGGTTAGTTTCCATTTCCATGCGGATTTGCTTCTCCAGTTCCACTTTCTCTTTAAGAAGGCTCTCTACTTTTTGTTGTTCATCTTCTCTGGTCTTAGCCCAAGCGCCGCCACTTTGCGTTAGCTCAGCTTCTTTCACGTTTATCTTTCGGGATTCTTCCCTTATGTTCTCAACGATAAAATCGGCTTTGCTACACAGCTTTTCAGCTTTACGTTCGTGAATAATGCGTTGCTCGTCTAGTGAGTTCATCTCTTCTTTTAGGGACTGACTTAAAGCACCTGCTCCCTGTTTTTTTAAGAAGATGTTCAGATCGCTTTTAAGCTTAGCTATAACATCTAATCCCAATAAACGACGAACCGCAGTTTTAAGTACGCTACCAGATTCATCTTCAGCTAATTCGGCAATTTTCTCACCGTCAAAGAAGAATAAGTCGGCAATGCCTGTGGGAATTAACTCATTAAGAAAACCTTGGCACTGTTCGTAATTCAGCTCTGGAATTTGGATACCATCTTTTTCAAGACAAAGGTTGTCTTTCTTGCCACGCTTCCAACCGCGAATCACTTTATAAGTATTTTCTTCGCCGTTTTGACTGTATTTAAACTCAAGCTCGATCGATGCATTATCTTGAACGCCACCATGGCCGACACCTTTGTGGATCAGTTGTGACAAAGCGTCAACGTACTCACCATTTGAAAGTAATTGGCTAAATGATTGGCGCCCGAAAAGCGCTAAGCGAACTGCTGTCAGTATTGATGTTTTACCGGCACCATTTAGCCCGCCAAACAAAATAATAGGTCGTTCGGTCCCTTCAATAGGGCCACTTTTACTTAAACGAGCTGGGGCTGGACGCAAGTCAATTTCATGCACACCGCGAAACACGCGAAAGTTGTTTAAAGTTAGTTTTGTAATCAACATTTCAGTATTTAAAACTCTTTTTGAAGCTGTTTATCTAGGTCAGCGAGCTGCTCGTTGTAGCGCTCAATTTCTTGTTGGTGAATATCAAACTCGGCTTTGCTTTGCAGTGAAGCATGCTTTTGTTTGATGTCTTCTAAGCTTCCCCAGTCTCGTTTCAATAGCGATGCGATCTTGTTCGAGATACCACTACGACGGCTCAAACCTTCCATAGAGACCTCTAACTCGATGAGCTTCATGATCATTTCAGGTTCGACATCGAAATTATTGCAAAGCTCATGGATTAGCTGTGCGTCATCTTTACCAAAACTTGCGTTATCGTCATACACCCAATCAAGGTCGTAGCCATAAACATCTTTAAAAATAGTTGGTAGAGAATCATCCCAATCCGGCTCATTTGGATCATGGATCCACTCTTGGCGAATAGCATGCAGCTCTGGCACTGTGATTAACTCAATCTCTCGGCCTTCAGCTTTAAATTTATTATCTAGCTCTAGTAATTCACGAAGCCATTGGCGGCGGTATTTAAGCCAGTAAGGACCAGGGACGTGCTTACGTTCGCTAGCAATATCTTCGCCTTCTTTTGCGTATTGGTAACTTACGCGACCGGTACGACGTTTATGGTTTCTGAACTCTGCTTTGTTAGCAGGATCTGTCGTCATTGCTAACTTATTGCGGAACTCAAGAAGAGGTGCCATCCACTCTTCACCATTTTGGATAAGGCTTTCCATCGCTCGGTCTTTAGTTACTACGGTACATGTCCAGCAACCAAAACGAGAGTTACCACAAGAGGGGGTAGTTTCGTCAATCACCATTGGGCATTCACCTTGGCCTGAAGAGTCTTTATATAGATTCCAAAGTACTAGGTTTTTACCGCCCCATGGGTTTTCCCATTCTAGGTCATAGTCATCTTTCCAGATGTTTCTAGTACCTAATGGCGTTTCTTTTGTCTCTAGGTGACATAAACGCAAGATCTTCCAAACATCGTCAACAGCCCATGTATCAATAGGGGTGTAAATGAATGCATTGGCTAACGTTGTATGACGAGCTAAACGAGAGCCATCAATTTTGTGTTTAGCGATAACCTGAGCACGCGAGGCACTTTCCTGGCTACGTGAACCCAATACAACAATCACCTCATCAAACTGAGATACTTTGCTTTTGATGAAGTCACTAACCGGATCTATCTTCATTCGCTCAGTACACCAACGAAATGAACGCGTCGGTGCTGGGTAGCCTTTACCAAGAAGACTTGACCAGAACGTTTGGTCTGACTCAGGTACAACTTTGTGGCAGCTGATTGGCAAGTCGTCGCGCTTGGCTCCTTTTTGTATCGCAGCTAAGGAGTCTTTAATGTGGTTAACAACAACAGGTGTCTCAACCAGTGTGTCTGATGAAACGACAAATACGGGTTTGTGGCGTTGCTCTTTTTCTAGGCCAAGTAGTGCCATATAGATTAAAGACATGATAGCGGAGGAGTCTTTACCACCACTGTAGCCAATTACCCATGGGCGGTTGTCTGCACAATAGACGCGTTGAACGTCAGCAACATAGTAGCTGAGTTTGTTATTTGCGAACTCTTCAGCGTTGATGAATTCTTGGTATTCTTCGGCGAGATCTTCTGCCAATTTTAGCTCATGTATCATGATAACTGCTTCTCTAGAGCTTTTTCTTCTGGGGTTAGTGGTAACCCAAGTTCAATTTTAAGTGCGTTTGCTGTGAGCTGAATATTGATATTCGATTTACTCAACTTGCCGTGGTTCATGCTGCGCTTTATCCATTCAGGGTTGGTTTTCAACCAATTAACCTTCCCTAGTAACTGAAGCTTTTCTTTCCATTGTTTTGGTTCTTGGCACAACAGGTGTTTACCCAAGACGCCAATCGCATGCAGCCCGACACCATGTGCGTGAATGTATTCTTGTCGAAGCTGTGCAGGGGATACCTGTTTGTCGATCACCATTTGCCAATCTTTAATATGGCGAGTGACCTCTTCCCAAAACTCAGACGCTAACTGCTTCTCTTCTTCAGTGAAACCATCTTTAGGCCCTTTACTTAAAAGTGCTCGTGTTGATTGTTTAATACTGCTTAAAGTAAATAGCTTGTTCGACTTTGGACTGATGTTGGACTTTTCCATTTCAGTCATTCCGATGAAGGGCTTCACTTTAGCTGCTAATTCACGCGCTAATTCAGAGCTTTCGTCTCGGTGATCGTAGAGAGTGCCAAGTGATGGACTGGGTTTTACTGCGTACTTGTTTAAGTCAGCAAACATTTGTTGGCTTCTACCTAAACCTTCATCGATGAAGAACAATACTGGAATGTTATCTTGCCCAAGGTCTGGATTTTCTCTTAGTGCTTCTTCTATCGCTTTACGACGGTGTTGGCCATCGTTAATTAGAATCTGCGCATCCATCGGGATTTGAAGTGTACCTAAATTAGGCGCACCTTCATGATCGTGGAAAGATATATCAACTCCAACCGATGCTGTTAATGCTGAGAATACGTACTCTTTAGGGTTGTCGAGTAGGTATCTGACCATTTCAGGTATGCGAGTCTTGTTTAATGTTCTTTGAGCTCTAAGCTCTGGTGGAACATCATCTTCGTTATAACTGAAAATCTTAGGGATGATTCGAAGAGGGCATGTCGCAATGTAAAATGGACGTCCTGCTTGAATACCTCTGACAGCTGGAAATGAATAGCAATAGCCTGAAT is a genomic window containing:
- the dptH gene encoding DNA phosphorothioation-dependent restriction protein DptH, giving the protein MSVKQFETFLVEQFLADAETHIKAGFRYQFKSPDNENSMRLYQAMTAHSENSIDATNDIKLPFIELSGCKIVPVIHSENPAEFEGFTENYISHLRDEVASQSGYLKGCALVVIHNSLLDTLINSAEDLAQVGQVWSASKIKAAMKGLIDQQDKGRDVSNCLLDDQFDAILEDGATMFGFESLYKAVEDGDLRFNELGMFEDPLVAEMSGNPKQIKKRLEDNRALYEELSFEVEHFGGQLQDRLKSFGEKFIKENFSETDAWKDVELEAFLQEKKRNAQQQLVLEEEQASDGTTITARNRAETKAGMRDRHLIIELDEDVNEFELKLLFQGASNLDKSQFKIQPAKALNNEEVIETRNSFKTTRASLKGTYKHEPLFFNLALKRENKSEVYNFRCLVIRKGEFYIEPFKNIFLVEPAPAKQRLTLNMEENKLQIRANEGSACSLLDAKQVVDAADYAVVDFEALANEADEIDFAVKSGDNQLKFNVEGAVATDSLSLPLLINRGRYHKLFKDEYNGEFYSQKGKVGIDNSEFVVPGVRLKLLRWEEDFINQKVVSIADSGAIKLDDLQAIDEAIHSSYVELFDYLEQRRSTPSLASWGDEFTTLVQNTVDACLAYFEAIPTGSMLTKEQKSALKIGLVQSEDEEYYSPFHPLILAYYLNLRNAIRNDKSFAQLPDVTFERLSPKGLLPYVYHPKHEFSYNQQVKENAFWIKSVPQEKSSLTFVRKLVKEKIDEFQTAFSQLFTGSEKSIIVNAVNQDSAEELFMGLVDYIRSNQEQSASIHINLYDDKLAFNAFDRFAETANYDELKEWLELNKGKVREVADTIIDILRTRLTYSKFTNAQAEKDGQSYAHLSFFRNNDKVDCSDIAIEDMASGIACDGLLTGDASESKSGSYFTGFGLKGTDYQDYPHLMMAKYVGALLKPALKPNTQYHGANAVALAVSEDFKGLLERSYDSSIWTTIIDPKVTLDFFHSNEDVVLIHYSDQYTSSSSYDAITVTAQRDLFEKVIKQGDGGQINEFNAFNGDWLLKMMTCAPTINKERKGVIGAYKFVTSLVHDSDITWVPLSVAEMIRVSGNIGLKMSDSEFSRNVQGYKKGEISDDVLLVGFKDQDMYLLPVEVKTGSVPNYNKAVKQSKELLRYLSQDLLGNDDLASKLYRGLFMRQVLMQVDKYRLYKVFADDYFDSLLANKEEWLRGDYSLGQIADYPEGFVVSHLEGAGCLQPDYQMMEGVLKVDLPMGLLPGLVETPLQEVLNELDVVKLCHVPSEYVLNGETRLEKLPEAESQPTVVVSDEVETTELVLPEQPVIEEQVSPVVEPMKVESNSNLNVLFGHNALTQAPLNWEPTNTAKFMNTNTGIIGTMGTGKTQFTKSVITQLYRNQVDNVNGAPIGMLIFDYKSDYVDDKFQQATAGKKFNLHKLPYNPLSLFGDTPMLPVHTARGFSETMGKAFGLGQKQQLRLRKLVGEAYELAGIRKADPSTWSKAAPTISQVWDLFIETEPDEDSLYAALESLYELEIFEDDNTKCMSLYDLVDGITVVELAGYPSEIQNLVVALTLDLFYSQMQKKGKPEVQGDFRQITKMILVDEADNFMSQNFPSLRKILKEGREYGVGVILSTQDITHFQTGENDYSSYVLTWVIHRVAKIRPQELKAMFGVNEKAEQEKLMETINKLEKHYSLYIDGAKKILPMRDRAFWELLQ
- the dndE gene encoding DNA sulfur modification protein DndE; amino-acid sequence: MLPNRMNLTRSTEEQLKKLKGYTGITPNVSARIAFFRSIESDFRYQGQEAKLDGSLMLDKYTWLGETGEVTELMLKVYYPELDTKEYQQVWAAHVEDGIASIRNFKSLSGLSMAI
- the dndD gene encoding DNA sulfur modification protein DndD produces the protein MLITKLTLNNFRVFRGVHEIDLRPAPARLSKSGPIEGTERPIILFGGLNGAGKTSILTAVRLALFGRQSFSQLLSNGEYVDALSQLIHKGVGHGGVQDNASIELEFKYSQNGEENTYKVIRGWKRGKKDNLCLEKDGIQIPELNYEQCQGFLNELIPTGIADLFFFDGEKIAELAEDESGSVLKTAVRRLLGLDVIAKLKSDLNIFLKKQGAGALSQSLKEEMNSLDEQRIIHERKAEKLCSKADFIVENIREESRKINVKEAELTQSGGAWAKTREDEQQKVESLLKEKVELEKQIRMEMETNLPFSLAPKAMQRLQSQIKQEQQVKKKQNFGNELDSFLETLCSKYPSFDTEMAQNAIADSFKAHVGEFDSTDLLLDISDRQSNTIDYQLSKLSQDSFARFDKARVRLKKVEEELDNASSNIARAPEQEQVQELFADVRALDKKKEQLIIEYHDLLEKAKLELRLALDTARQIQKLHDKHKDQSSKDQSVSNAQNSILLLDKFGEQLTKARVNQLENEFVQSYKKLARKEDLQLTAAINPATFDVELVDEHGIKINRKAMSAGEKQIYAISILEALGRTSGRKLPIIIDTPLGRLDSHHRDKLVENYFPTASHQVVILSTDTEIDRNYTSLIQDDLARTYEICFDGTTKSSTLKEGYFWKESIKEVV
- a CDS encoding DNA phosphorothioation system sulfurtransferase DndC; its protein translation is MIHELKLAEDLAEEYQEFINAEEFANNKLSYYVADVQRVYCADNRPWVIGYSGGKDSSAIMSLIYMALLGLEKEQRHKPVFVVSSDTLVETPVVVNHIKDSLAAIQKGAKRDDLPISCHKVVPESDQTFWSSLLGKGYPAPTRSFRWCTERMKIDPVSDFIKSKVSQFDEVIVVLGSRSQESASRAQVIAKHKIDGSRLARHTTLANAFIYTPIDTWAVDDVWKILRLCHLETKETPLGTRNIWKDDYDLEWENPWGGKNLVLWNLYKDSSGQGECPMVIDETTPSCGNSRFGCWTCTVVTKDRAMESLIQNGEEWMAPLLEFRNKLAMTTDPANKAEFRNHKRRTGRVSYQYAKEGEDIASERKHVPGPYWLKYRRQWLRELLELDNKFKAEGREIELITVPELHAIRQEWIHDPNEPDWDDSLPTIFKDVYGYDLDWVYDDNASFGKDDAQLIHELCNNFDVEPEMIMKLIELEVSMEGLSRRSGISNKIASLLKRDWGSLEDIKQKHASLQSKAEFDIHQQEIERYNEQLADLDKQLQKEF
- the dndB gene encoding DNA sulfur modification protein DndB; translation: MQNQDSGYCYSFPAVRGIQAGRPFYIATCPLRIIPKIFSYNEDDVPPELRAQRTLNKTRIPEMVRYLLDNPKEYVFSALTASVGVDISFHDHEGAPNLGTLQIPMDAQILINDGQHRRKAIEEALRENPDLGQDNIPVLFFIDEGLGRSQQMFADLNKYAVKPSPSLGTLYDHRDESSELARELAAKVKPFIGMTEMEKSNISPKSNKLFTLSSIKQSTRALLSKGPKDGFTEEEKQLASEFWEEVTRHIKDWQMVIDKQVSPAQLRQEYIHAHGVGLHAIGVLGKHLLCQEPKQWKEKLQLLGKVNWLKTNPEWIKRSMNHGKLSKSNINIQLTANALKIELGLPLTPEEKALEKQLS